A window of the Cystobacter fuscus genome harbors these coding sequences:
- a CDS encoding TIGR00282 family metallophosphoesterase, which produces MGDVVGKPGLLAVRTLLPKLIARHSVDLVIANAENSEGGAGISPESAEALLDSEVNLLTSGNHFWTKKVILPWVEEHPHLLLRPANYPKGAPGRGHTVIQTPDGRKLGVLNLEGRVFMKPLDNPFAVAPELVAELRKQTPCILVDMHCEATSEKNAMGAHLDGKVSAVVGTHTHVQTADERILPGGTAFITDVGMCGPLDSVIGVRKELSIERFVTLRHNQYEVAKNLVYLQGVVIELDDKTGKARSIQRIREHLPGT; this is translated from the coding sequence ATGGGTGATGTGGTGGGCAAGCCAGGGCTGCTGGCCGTGCGCACCCTCCTGCCCAAGTTGATCGCGCGGCACTCGGTGGACCTGGTCATCGCCAACGCTGAAAACAGCGAGGGCGGTGCCGGCATCTCCCCCGAGTCCGCCGAGGCGCTGCTCGACAGTGAGGTCAACCTCCTGACGAGCGGCAATCATTTCTGGACCAAGAAGGTCATTCTTCCCTGGGTGGAGGAGCATCCGCACCTGCTCTTGCGGCCGGCCAACTACCCCAAGGGGGCGCCGGGACGCGGGCACACCGTCATCCAGACGCCGGACGGGCGCAAGCTCGGGGTGCTCAACCTCGAGGGGCGCGTGTTCATGAAGCCCCTGGACAACCCGTTCGCGGTGGCGCCGGAGCTCGTGGCGGAGCTGCGCAAGCAAACGCCCTGCATCCTCGTGGACATGCACTGCGAGGCCACCAGCGAGAAGAACGCCATGGGCGCGCACCTGGACGGCAAGGTGTCCGCCGTGGTGGGCACGCACACCCACGTGCAGACGGCCGACGAGCGCATCCTCCCGGGCGGCACCGCCTTCATCACCGACGTGGGCATGTGCGGCCCGCTCGACTCCGTCATCGGCGTGCGCAAGGAGCTGTCCATCGAGCGCTTCGTCACCCTGCGCCACAACCAGTACGAGGTCGCCAAGAACCTCGTCTACCTCCAGGGCGTGGTCATCGAGCTGGATGACAAGACGGGCAAGGCGCGCTCCATCCAGCGCATCCGCGAGCACCTGCCGGGCACCTAG
- a CDS encoding branched-chain amino acid transaminase: protein MSSTSSSVLRSDQIWLDGKMVKWDEGQVHVMTHALHYGLGCFEGIRAYRTHDGRLAIFRLQEHVDRLFDSAHICMMKMPFTREQVSEACVELLRAQKEQFANGAYLRPIVFMGDGAMGLGAINPTRVAVTAWDWGAYLGDKGIREGIRAKVSSFTRMHVNVNMVRGKITGQYVNSILAKREAVLGGYDEAILLDISGFVAEASGENLFLVNKKGIIKTPPLSSPILDGITRDSVLRILRDSGREVEEVTVTRDALYICNEVFFTGTAAEITPVREVDNRTVGTGKPGPITQYVQETYFRTVRGLEPRYSHWLTYI from the coding sequence ATGAGTTCCACTTCCTCCAGTGTGCTGCGCTCCGACCAGATCTGGCTCGACGGCAAGATGGTCAAATGGGACGAGGGCCAGGTGCACGTCATGACCCACGCCCTGCACTACGGGCTGGGGTGCTTCGAGGGCATCCGCGCCTACCGCACGCATGACGGCCGGCTGGCCATCTTCCGCCTGCAGGAGCACGTGGATCGGCTGTTCGACTCGGCGCACATCTGCATGATGAAGATGCCCTTCACGCGCGAGCAGGTCTCCGAGGCATGCGTGGAGCTGTTGCGCGCGCAGAAGGAGCAGTTCGCCAATGGCGCCTACCTGCGCCCCATCGTCTTCATGGGCGATGGCGCCATGGGCCTGGGCGCCATCAACCCCACCCGCGTGGCTGTCACCGCCTGGGACTGGGGCGCGTACCTCGGCGACAAGGGCATCCGCGAGGGCATCCGCGCCAAGGTGAGCTCCTTCACCCGCATGCACGTCAACGTGAACATGGTGCGCGGGAAGATCACCGGCCAGTACGTCAACTCCATCCTCGCCAAGCGCGAGGCGGTGCTCGGCGGCTATGACGAGGCCATCCTCCTGGACATCAGCGGCTTCGTCGCCGAGGCCTCCGGCGAGAACCTCTTCCTCGTCAACAAGAAGGGCATCATCAAGACGCCCCCCCTCTCCTCCCCCATCCTCGACGGCATCACCCGCGACTCGGTGCTGAGGATCCTCCGCGACTCGGGCCGCGAGGTGGAGGAGGTCACCGTCACCCGCGACGCCCTCTACATCTGCAACGAGGTCTTCTTCACCGGCACCGCCGCGGAGATCACCCCCGTGCGCGAGGTGGACAACCGCACCGTGGGCACCGGCAAGCCCGGCCCCATCACCCAGTACGTCCAGGAGACGTACTTCCGCACCGTCCGGGGCCTGGAGCCGCGCTACTCGCACTGGCTCACCTACATTTGA
- a CDS encoding cysteine desulfurase family protein codes for MIYWDYNAAAPLRPEVATLLSRAFTEGGFGNASSVHRVGREARGRLDAARARVARVLGCEPKEVCFTGSGSEADALALKGAWLGRKEPRRRRVVSTAIEHPSALAALHQLEALGAEVVRLPPDRTGQVPREALLEALTPDTLLCSLMWANNETGVVQPVADVSRACRQRGILFHTDAVQAAGKLPLRLGEVDADLLSLSAHKFGGPAGAGVLVVRKGVDVQALTPGHQEAGRRGGTQNVPYAEAFALALELAWQEQPAVAERLGALRDTFEREVRTRLADVMVNGETAPRVPNTSSLTLEGADGEALLIALDLDGICASSGAACASGTLTPSHVLRAMGLTPARTHATLRFSLGPPTTREEVERVVEALVRHVPRARELNTP; via the coding sequence GTGATCTACTGGGACTACAACGCGGCGGCGCCGCTGCGGCCCGAGGTGGCCACGCTGCTGTCGCGGGCCTTCACCGAGGGCGGCTTCGGCAATGCCTCCAGCGTGCACCGGGTGGGCCGCGAGGCGCGGGGCCGGCTGGACGCGGCGCGCGCGCGGGTGGCCCGGGTGCTGGGCTGCGAGCCGAAGGAGGTGTGCTTCACCGGCTCGGGCTCGGAGGCGGACGCGCTGGCACTCAAGGGGGCGTGGCTCGGAAGGAAGGAGCCCCGGCGGCGGCGCGTGGTGAGCACGGCCATCGAGCATCCTTCGGCGCTGGCGGCGCTCCACCAGCTGGAGGCCCTGGGCGCGGAGGTGGTGCGGCTGCCACCGGACCGCACGGGCCAGGTACCACGGGAGGCGCTGCTCGAGGCCCTGACGCCCGACACGCTGCTGTGCTCGCTGATGTGGGCGAACAACGAGACGGGCGTGGTGCAGCCGGTGGCGGACGTGTCGCGTGCGTGCCGTCAGCGCGGCATCCTGTTCCACACGGACGCGGTGCAGGCGGCGGGAAAGCTGCCCCTGCGCCTGGGCGAGGTGGACGCGGACCTGCTCTCGCTCTCGGCGCACAAGTTCGGCGGGCCCGCGGGCGCGGGAGTGCTCGTGGTGCGCAAGGGCGTGGACGTGCAGGCCCTGACGCCCGGGCACCAGGAGGCCGGGCGCCGTGGGGGCACCCAGAACGTCCCCTACGCGGAGGCGTTCGCCCTGGCGCTGGAGCTGGCCTGGCAGGAGCAGCCGGCCGTCGCGGAGCGGCTGGGCGCCCTGCGCGATACCTTCGAGCGCGAGGTGCGCACCCGGCTCGCGGACGTGATGGTGAATGGCGAGACGGCCCCGCGGGTGCCCAACACGAGCAGCCTCACCCTGGAGGGCGCGGACGGCGAGGCGCTGCTCATCGCCCTGGACCTGGACGGCATCTGTGCCTCGTCGGGAGCGGCCTGCGCGTCGGGGACGCTGACACCCTCGCACGTGCTGCGGGCCATGGGGCTCACCCCGGCACGCACCCACGCCACCCTGCGCTTCTCCCTGGGCCCCCCCACGACCCGGGAGGAAGTCGAGCGCGTCGTGGAGGCGCTCGTGCGGCACGTCCCCCGGGCGCGTGAGCTGAATACCCCCTAG
- a CDS encoding serine/threonine-protein kinase: protein MAEVFRARVLSGPRQGWVVALKRLLPALVQDPASLALFDAEARLTQLLNHPNIVQVLDVGSVADQHFMVMELVDGRDLGHILRRCKQRGIYLPLDFALYLCRVLLDALAYAHSLPGPNGEPRGLFHCDVSPSNLFISRLGDIKLGDFGVARLRVDGVLQGGEVLGKPYYLSPEALQGELSPQVDLWAACVVLYELLTLQRPFVGATPEEVFKKIIYRDYVAPSLIRPEIPEPLEEIIARGFSISPAERFASAEDFAAALTPHYDEWVGTPLAIAAVVRGLFGISDTK, encoded by the coding sequence ATGGCCGAGGTCTTCCGCGCCCGGGTCCTGTCCGGACCTCGCCAGGGCTGGGTCGTGGCCCTCAAGCGGCTGTTGCCCGCGCTCGTGCAGGATCCCGCCTCGCTCGCGCTCTTCGACGCCGAGGCGCGCCTCACCCAGCTGCTCAACCACCCCAACATCGTCCAGGTGCTGGACGTGGGCTCGGTGGCCGATCAGCACTTCATGGTGATGGAGCTGGTGGACGGGCGCGACCTGGGCCACATCCTGCGCCGCTGCAAGCAGCGCGGCATCTACCTGCCCCTGGATTTCGCCCTCTACCTGTGCCGGGTGCTGCTCGACGCGCTCGCCTACGCCCACTCGCTTCCGGGGCCCAACGGCGAGCCCCGCGGGCTCTTCCACTGCGACGTGTCGCCCTCCAACCTGTTCATCTCCCGCCTGGGCGACATCAAGCTGGGGGACTTCGGCGTGGCGCGCCTGCGCGTGGACGGCGTGCTCCAGGGCGGGGAAGTGCTCGGCAAGCCCTACTACCTCTCGCCCGAGGCCCTCCAGGGGGAGCTGTCCCCGCAGGTGGACCTGTGGGCCGCCTGCGTCGTGCTGTACGAGCTGCTCACGCTCCAGCGCCCCTTCGTCGGCGCCACGCCGGAGGAGGTCTTCAAGAAGATCATCTACCGGGACTACGTGGCGCCCAGCCTCATCCGCCCGGAGATCCCCGAGCCCCTGGAGGAGATCATCGCCCGGGGCTTCAGCATCTCCCCCGCGGAGCGCTTCGCCAGCGCCGAGGACTTCGCCGCCGCCCTGACGCCGCACTACGACGAGTGGGTGGGCACGCCCCTGGCCATCGCCGCCGTGGTGCGTGGCCTGTTCGGCATCTCCGACACGAAGTAG
- a CDS encoding 5-formyltetrahydrofolate cyclo-ligase has protein sequence MSETVAQEGVGRKVTLREELTARRKAMTPDIIDERGLKVQSRFLATPYYNKARTVALYAPIRGEVPTRDILIAALQDEKIVCYPLSHVHGRILAFRAIKSEAELEPGRLGVREPTNSSELIAVDQIDLFVVPGLGFTRDGKRLGRGGGYYDATLKAASARSRRVGLAFGDQIVDTLPTTNDDVDMDLVVTESQTMRGLYRDWDFLDT, from the coding sequence GTGAGCGAGACGGTGGCGCAAGAGGGAGTGGGTCGGAAGGTGACGCTGCGTGAAGAGCTGACGGCTCGTCGCAAGGCGATGACACCCGACATCATCGACGAGCGGGGATTGAAGGTTCAGTCGCGCTTCCTGGCGACCCCCTACTACAACAAGGCGCGGACGGTGGCGCTCTACGCCCCCATCCGAGGTGAAGTGCCCACCCGGGACATCCTGATCGCGGCCCTGCAGGACGAGAAGATCGTCTGCTATCCGCTGTCGCATGTGCACGGGCGCATCCTGGCCTTCCGCGCCATCAAGTCCGAGGCGGAGCTGGAGCCGGGACGCCTGGGGGTGCGCGAGCCCACCAACTCGTCGGAGCTCATCGCGGTGGATCAGATCGATCTCTTCGTGGTGCCCGGCCTGGGCTTCACGCGCGATGGCAAGCGCCTGGGACGAGGGGGCGGCTACTACGACGCCACCCTCAAGGCGGCTTCCGCACGCAGCCGGCGCGTGGGACTTGCCTTCGGCGACCAGATCGTCGACACCCTGCCCACGACGAATGACGACGTGGACATGGACCTCGTCGTCACCGAGTCGCAGACGATGCGCGGGCTCTACCGCGACTGGGATTTCCTCGACACGTGA
- a CDS encoding AAA family ATPase, which produces MRPEYADPPNPFNLENPAILDIAPPEPKSLEETGLKMGLLSDIALRYLYYQGTATGMDIAQELRLPWPDVMERVVDFLATEKLVDLRGGKGFGRASVDFVLSERGREYARGAIERSTYVGPAPVPIEQYNALITAQTEESPVISREDLVMGLSHLTVSADLMDKLGPAVNSGRSLFLYGPPGNGKTSLAEAISRMFGGEVFIPHCLEIDNQIIKVFDALNHTPVHLESERDAAGRRQTFEMDHRWQLCRRPAVVVGGELTLETLDLIYSPTARFYEAPFQVKANGGMLLIDDFGRQKVHPTDLLNRWIVPLEKRVDFLTLHTGKKFEIPFDQLLVFSTNLDPKELVDDAFLRRIKYKIEVGNPDEEVYREIFAQVCQAAGIPYVDQAVTYLFEHYYRPRNMQMRACHPRDLVQLIRDAARYRQIPPALSKDLLDQACEVFLVSL; this is translated from the coding sequence ATGCGTCCCGAGTACGCCGATCCACCCAATCCCTTCAACCTGGAAAACCCCGCCATCCTCGACATCGCTCCGCCGGAGCCGAAGTCGCTGGAGGAGACGGGGTTGAAGATGGGTCTGCTGTCGGACATCGCCCTGCGCTACCTGTACTACCAGGGGACGGCCACGGGCATGGACATCGCCCAGGAGCTGCGCCTGCCCTGGCCGGACGTGATGGAACGCGTGGTGGACTTCCTCGCCACCGAGAAGCTGGTGGACCTGCGGGGTGGCAAGGGCTTTGGCCGCGCCTCGGTGGACTTCGTGCTCAGCGAGCGGGGCCGGGAGTACGCGCGCGGCGCCATCGAGCGCAGCACCTACGTGGGCCCCGCCCCCGTGCCCATCGAGCAGTACAACGCCCTCATCACCGCGCAGACCGAGGAGAGCCCCGTCATCAGCCGCGAGGACCTGGTGATGGGCCTGTCGCACCTCACCGTGTCCGCGGACCTGATGGACAAGCTGGGTCCGGCGGTGAACTCCGGCCGCTCGCTCTTTCTCTATGGCCCTCCGGGCAATGGCAAGACGAGCCTCGCGGAGGCCATCAGCCGCATGTTCGGCGGCGAGGTCTTCATCCCCCACTGTCTGGAGATCGACAACCAGATCATCAAGGTCTTCGACGCCCTCAACCACACCCCCGTCCACCTCGAGTCCGAGCGCGACGCGGCCGGACGGCGGCAGACCTTCGAGATGGATCACCGCTGGCAGTTGTGTCGACGCCCGGCGGTGGTGGTGGGCGGCGAGCTGACGCTCGAGACGTTGGATCTCATCTACTCGCCCACCGCGCGCTTCTACGAGGCGCCCTTCCAGGTGAAGGCCAACGGCGGGATGCTGCTCATCGACGACTTCGGCCGCCAGAAGGTCCACCCCACGGACCTGCTCAACCGGTGGATCGTCCCCCTGGAGAAGCGGGTGGACTTCCTCACCCTGCACACGGGCAAGAAGTTCGAGATCCCCTTCGATCAGCTGCTCGTCTTCTCCACCAACCTGGACCCCAAGGAGCTGGTGGACGACGCCTTCCTGCGGCGAATCAAATACAAGATCGAGGTGGGCAATCCCGACGAGGAGGTCTACCGGGAGATCTTCGCCCAGGTGTGCCAGGCGGCCGGCATTCCCTACGTGGACCAGGCGGTCACCTACCTGTTCGAGCACTACTACCGGCCGCGCAACATGCAGATGCGCGCCTGCCACCCGAGAGACCTGGTGCAACTCATCCGGGACGCCGCCCGCTACCGGCAGATTCCCCCGGCCCTCTCCAAGGACTTGTTGGACCAGGCGTGTGAAGTCTTCCTCGTCAGCCTGTAG
- a CDS encoding DHH family phosphoesterase, with the protein MPATPTANGRKMSGGGETEPPPPRLATLPARAKLERMIQVARGHKKALVLTHDNPDPDSLASAVALAQLLRERADVAEARVAYSGLIGRAENIALVKVLRLPVVPIAQVDLDEYDLLGLVDTQPPTGNHAVPPRLRREVDIIIDHHPLRDESLEAPFADVGGDYGSTSTMLVEYLRAARLEPSTEVATALFYGLKADTRDLGRETTPTDIDTYLWLFPRADKQLLGQIEHPELPARYFQMYHTAYERAKVYGDTAIVTDLKEVYSPDMVAEVAERLMFLEGMKWSLAYATFRNQLFLSLRVKDRRMNAGRLIREICGDYGGSAGGHGSMAGARIPLSGRANQRKAIKRELVHRFLEAFGVADERPVALLSAPSP; encoded by the coding sequence ATGCCCGCGACCCCCACAGCCAATGGCCGGAAGATGTCCGGAGGTGGAGAAACCGAGCCTCCGCCACCGCGTCTGGCGACCCTCCCCGCTCGCGCGAAGTTGGAGCGGATGATTCAAGTGGCCCGAGGGCACAAGAAGGCCCTCGTGCTCACCCACGACAATCCGGATCCCGACTCGCTCGCTTCCGCGGTGGCCCTGGCCCAACTGCTGCGCGAGCGGGCGGACGTGGCCGAGGCGCGCGTGGCCTACAGCGGACTCATCGGCCGCGCGGAGAACATCGCGCTGGTGAAGGTGCTGCGCCTGCCCGTCGTGCCCATCGCCCAGGTGGACCTGGACGAGTACGACCTTTTGGGGCTGGTGGACACGCAGCCGCCCACGGGCAACCACGCGGTGCCGCCCCGGCTGCGCCGCGAGGTGGACATCATCATCGACCACCATCCCCTGCGCGACGAGAGCCTGGAGGCCCCCTTCGCGGACGTGGGTGGCGACTACGGCTCCACCTCGACGATGCTCGTGGAGTACCTGCGCGCCGCGCGCCTGGAGCCCTCGACGGAGGTGGCCACCGCGCTCTTCTACGGCCTGAAGGCGGACACGCGCGACCTGGGGCGCGAGACGACCCCGACGGACATCGACACGTACCTGTGGCTGTTCCCCCGGGCGGACAAGCAGTTGCTCGGGCAGATCGAACACCCGGAGCTGCCCGCGCGCTACTTCCAGATGTACCACACGGCCTACGAGCGGGCGAAGGTGTACGGGGACACGGCGATCGTCACCGACCTCAAGGAGGTCTACTCGCCGGACATGGTGGCCGAGGTGGCCGAGCGCCTGATGTTCCTCGAGGGGATGAAGTGGTCGCTGGCGTACGCCACGTTCCGCAACCAGCTCTTCCTGTCCCTGCGGGTGAAGGACCGGCGGATGAACGCGGGCCGGCTCATCCGGGAGATCTGCGGGGACTACGGCGGCTCGGCCGGAGGCCATGGCAGCATGGCGGGCGCGCGCATTCCGTTGTCGGGCCGCGCCAATCAGCGCAAGGCCATCAAGCGCGAGCTGGTGCACCGCTTCCTCGAGGCCTTCGGGGTCGCGGACGAGCGGCCGGTGGCGCTCCTGTCGGCGCCCTCGCCGTGA
- a CDS encoding tetratricopeptide repeat protein, with the protein MVSVSRTISLVAFIAAVPGARGAELPLQGSYQADIWGTVELSTEGERLVGRASRGNPCGLEPGTPVLDGVLQGRVLVGQFELCLQGEGCPERQALPVLGFHSPEEGSLTAYVRIQQGCLSPVLGQEGLVVLRSPRAVSAAQDAAAAARASLMSGRGASRRNPEAAKAALERGEQLLREKKWGGSVTEFERSIALGEQSWVAFFGLGTAQLMRNQITEAVEMLSRAQKLNKREPSIAYTLACAYSRLGKKEQALLLLEQAVKSGYALKAGTQDLGLEKLLLSDPGSIARYTENIQEAFKNAEAPARRRQAQGP; encoded by the coding sequence ATGGTGTCCGTTTCGAGAACAATCAGCCTGGTGGCGTTCATCGCCGCTGTTCCTGGCGCGCGGGGGGCGGAGCTCCCCCTCCAGGGCAGCTACCAGGCGGACATCTGGGGCACCGTGGAGTTGAGCACCGAGGGTGAACGCCTGGTGGGCCGGGCGAGCAGGGGCAACCCGTGTGGGCTCGAGCCCGGGACGCCGGTGCTCGACGGCGTCCTGCAGGGCCGGGTGCTCGTGGGGCAGTTCGAGCTGTGTCTGCAGGGCGAAGGGTGCCCGGAGCGGCAGGCGCTGCCGGTGCTCGGCTTCCACAGCCCCGAGGAGGGCTCGCTGACGGCCTACGTGCGCATCCAGCAGGGGTGCCTGTCGCCGGTGTTGGGTCAGGAGGGGCTGGTGGTCCTGCGCTCGCCCAGGGCGGTGAGCGCGGCCCAGGACGCCGCCGCCGCGGCGCGCGCCAGCCTGATGTCCGGGCGGGGGGCGAGCCGGCGCAACCCCGAGGCCGCCAAGGCGGCGCTGGAGCGGGGTGAGCAGTTGCTGCGGGAGAAGAAGTGGGGCGGCTCGGTCACCGAGTTCGAGCGCAGCATCGCCCTGGGTGAGCAGAGCTGGGTGGCCTTCTTCGGGCTGGGCACCGCCCAGTTGATGCGCAACCAGATCACCGAGGCCGTCGAGATGCTGAGCCGGGCCCAGAAGCTCAACAAGCGCGAGCCGAGCATCGCCTACACCCTCGCGTGTGCCTACAGCCGGCTGGGAAAGAAGGAGCAGGCGCTGCTGTTGTTGGAGCAGGCGGTGAAGTCGGGCTACGCGCTCAAGGCGGGCACGCAGGATCTCGGGCTGGAGAAGCTCCTGCTGTCGGATCCCGGCTCCATCGCGCGGTACACGGAGAACATCCAGGAGGCCTTCAAGAACGCCGAGGCCCCCGCCAGAAGGCGGCAAGCCCAGGGACCGTGA
- a CDS encoding Fic family protein: MKERYQEIDEKNEALRDYLGIYKDKGREFLERFEMSWIYHDAALEGTVYTQQELVSALFPERATMDPAMIPVVLEVRNHKAACDYLREEAAATGKKQAQITLTTIKRIHDLLCGNTPEALATRATIERRDRTEKELAKERERSGYRKDMPLHRTYFHEIAQPAKIQPGLEKLVDYTGSAEFREFHPIKQAAVVQHRFMQVFPFTENSGKVGRMLTNLVLLRHGYMPAIIHSIDRQRYYESLRGAEGLFRTLLMDAIENSLDNGIKYFKDMARRYKAIN; this comes from the coding sequence GTGAAGGAACGCTACCAAGAGATTGACGAGAAGAACGAAGCGCTGCGCGACTACCTTGGCATCTACAAGGACAAGGGTCGCGAGTTCCTGGAGCGCTTCGAGATGTCGTGGATCTACCATGACGCGGCGCTCGAGGGGACGGTGTACACCCAGCAGGAGCTGGTCTCGGCGCTCTTCCCCGAGCGCGCCACCATGGATCCCGCGATGATCCCGGTGGTGCTCGAGGTGCGCAACCACAAGGCCGCGTGCGACTACCTGCGCGAGGAAGCCGCCGCCACGGGCAAGAAGCAGGCGCAGATCACCCTCACCACCATCAAGCGCATCCACGATCTGCTCTGCGGCAACACGCCCGAGGCCCTGGCCACGCGCGCCACCATCGAGCGGCGGGATCGCACCGAGAAGGAGCTCGCCAAGGAGCGCGAGCGCAGCGGCTACCGCAAGGACATGCCCCTGCACCGCACGTACTTCCACGAGATCGCCCAGCCGGCGAAGATCCAGCCCGGGCTGGAGAAGCTCGTGGACTACACGGGCAGCGCCGAGTTCCGTGAGTTCCACCCCATCAAGCAGGCGGCGGTGGTGCAGCACCGCTTCATGCAGGTGTTCCCCTTCACGGAGAACAGCGGCAAGGTGGGGCGGATGCTCACCAACCTCGTGCTGCTGCGCCACGGCTACATGCCGGCGATCATCCACTCCATCGATCGCCAGCGCTACTACGAGTCCCTGCGCGGCGCGGAAGGCCTGTTCCGCACGCTGCTCATGGATGCCATCGAGAACTCGCTCGACAACGGCATCAAGTATTTCAAGGACATGGCCCGGCGCTACAAGGCGATCAACTAG
- a CDS encoding AAA family ATPase: MSLPSPPTDTHTLRGVEDAATRLEQVGYLASSEIATASFLADRLAKPILVEGPAGVGKTELARALARALGREFIRLQCYEGLDETKALYEWEYAKQLLYTQLLKDKIGELVQGARTLGEAAERLATSDAVFFSERFLLPRPVLQALRSERPALLLVDEIDKADPEFEAFLLEVLSDNAVTIPELGTLAARHVPRVVLTSNNARELSDALKRRCLHLHIGFPDRERELRIIRQRLPEVSQTLAAQVVEAVAALRELDLKKSPSISETLDWVRGLALLNAEVLSAEWVAATLNLVLKHEADLEKAREQLARIAQATG; this comes from the coding sequence GTGAGCCTCCCCTCCCCTCCGACTGACACCCACACGCTGCGCGGCGTGGAAGACGCGGCGACGCGGCTCGAGCAGGTGGGCTACCTGGCCTCGTCGGAGATCGCCACGGCGAGCTTCCTGGCGGACCGGCTGGCCAAACCCATCCTGGTGGAGGGCCCGGCGGGGGTGGGCAAGACGGAGCTGGCGCGGGCGCTCGCGCGAGCCCTGGGGCGCGAGTTCATCCGCCTGCAGTGCTACGAGGGGCTGGACGAGACCAAGGCGCTCTACGAGTGGGAGTACGCCAAGCAGCTGCTCTACACCCAGTTGCTCAAGGACAAGATTGGCGAGCTGGTCCAGGGCGCGCGCACGCTGGGCGAGGCGGCCGAGCGGCTGGCGACGAGCGACGCGGTGTTCTTCTCCGAGCGCTTCCTGCTGCCGCGGCCGGTGCTCCAGGCGCTGCGCTCGGAGCGGCCGGCGCTGCTGCTGGTGGATGAGATCGACAAGGCGGATCCGGAGTTCGAGGCCTTCCTGCTGGAGGTGCTGTCGGACAACGCGGTGACGATTCCGGAGCTGGGCACCCTGGCGGCGCGCCATGTGCCGCGGGTGGTGCTCACGTCGAACAACGCGCGGGAGCTGTCGGACGCGCTCAAGCGGCGCTGCCTGCACCTGCACATCGGCTTTCCGGACCGCGAGCGCGAGCTGCGCATCATCCGCCAGCGCCTGCCCGAGGTGTCCCAGACGCTCGCCGCCCAGGTGGTGGAGGCGGTGGCGGCGCTGCGCGAGCTGGACTTGAAGAAGTCGCCCTCCATCAGCGAGACGCTCGACTGGGTGCGCGGGCTCGCCCTGCTCAACGCGGAGGTGCTGTCGGCGGAGTGGGTGGCGGCGACGTTGAACCTGGTGCTCAAGCACGAAGCGGACCTCGAGAAGGCCCGGGAGCAGCTCGCGCGCATCGCCCAGGCCACCGGGTAG